The window GAAGTAGTAGAATTTACTATTGCAGGCCAGTCGTTCTTTGGCATTAGTACCGGGCACAAACTTGGTATCAATCCGTCCATTTCATTTATGGTTAATTTTGATCCCTCGCGCAACCCGGATGCCGACAAGCATATCGACGACATATGGAATAAACTTATCGAAAACGGCAAAATAATGATGCCATTGGATAGTTACCCTTTTAGCAAACGTTATGGCTGGGTTGAAGATAAATATGGAGTATCCTGGCAACTGATCCTGACCAACCCCACCGGTGAAGAAAGGCCCGTAATAGTCCCTTCGCTGTTGTTTACCCCACCGGTTGCAGGTAAAGCCAATGAAGCAATCGACTTTTATTGCGCAGTGTTCAAAGATAGCAAACGCGGCACCACGGCATTACGCCCGGAAGATATGGGGCCGGATAAAGCAGGCACGCTGTTGTTTGCCGATTATTATATTGATAAAACCTGGCTGGCCGCTATGGATAGCGCCCATTCGCATGGTTTCAATTTCAACGATGCCGTATCATTATTAATCCCCTGCGAAACCCAGGAAGAGATTGATTACTATTGGTCGGCGCTTTCCGCTGATGGCGAAGCCGGGCAATGCGGCTGGTTAAAAGATAAATACGGCGTATCGTGGCAGGTGGCCTCTACCGTTATGTTCGATGCGCTCAAAAACGGTAGCCCTGAACAAATTGCGCGGGTTACGGAAACTTTTATGACGATGAAGAAAGTTCAGGTAGCAACCCTGCAGCAGGCCTATAATGGTAAGTAACCAATTCCAATTACCTTAATATATCAACACTAATAAATCATCGGCTGATGCGTGCCCAAGTAATTACCCGCCAGGTGTGCGAAATGAAAAGCCGGTAAAACAGGTGAAGTGGCCCGGGTTTAGTTAGTTGGCCGCTATCATGAAAACGGGAGCCCCAGGGTTGAAACATCCGGGGCTCCCGTTTTTGCAATCTATTTTTGAAGCAAACCATTGGGCGGATAGCCAAACAGGTTTTTGAATGCATATGAAAAATGCGACAGGTTCTCGAAACCGGCTTCAAGATACACATCGTTGGGTTTGCGCTTATTTTCGGCAATTTGGTAGTGGGCCAGTTTTAACCGTTTTTCTGTCAGCCATTTTTGGGGTGTGGTATTATACACTTTTTTAAAATCGCGCCTGAATGTGGCCAGGCTGCGGCCGGTTAAATAGCCAAACCTATCTAAGGTCATATTAAACATATAATGATGTTCCATAAAGTCGGCAAGATTTATTTTGCCGGGCTCGGCA is drawn from Mucilaginibacter ginsenosidivorax and contains these coding sequences:
- a CDS encoding VOC family protein, producing MLPIKPHLWFDQDAKQAAEFYASFMPDSAVNYANHFPMPGGECEVVEFTIAGQSFFGISTGHKLGINPSISFMVNFDPSRNPDADKHIDDIWNKLIENGKIMMPLDSYPFSKRYGWVEDKYGVSWQLILTNPTGEERPVIVPSLLFTPPVAGKANEAIDFYCAVFKDSKRGTTALRPEDMGPDKAGTLLFADYYIDKTWLAAMDSAHSHGFNFNDAVSLLIPCETQEEIDYYWSALSADGEAGQCGWLKDKYGVSWQVASTVMFDALKNGSPEQIARVTETFMTMKKVQVATLQQAYNGK